From one Pristis pectinata isolate sPriPec2 chromosome 14, sPriPec2.1.pri, whole genome shotgun sequence genomic stretch:
- the LOC127577921 gene encoding cytosolic 5'-nucleotidase 1A isoform X2 — translation MDDNIEVILNTEVKQKDPIKAVTIAISARALFDMEEEHELFLTEGPEEYINYQISNEDIPLKEGIVLPFIRAVNMVNKKLLKLNPEEKQLFEILLLSTHSAEGGVRIINSVNYYGLDISKFCFLNGKDPSKYLKSQNVMLFLSACETSVCNALKRNIPAALMLQQECATAKEQLKVAFDGDSVLFSDETDNVFREKGLEEVIKYEKNLEHVPIGEPPSEGRNRSVQGHAQEKQKRYVNDF, via the exons AAAGATCCAATCAAAGCCGTAACAATTGCCATCTCAGCTCGAGCTCTCTTTGATATGGAAGAAGAGCATGAATTATTCTTGACAGAAGGCCCTGAAGAATATATCAATTACCAGATCAGTAATGAAGACATACCTCTAAAGGAAGGTATTGTTTTGCCATTCATCAGG GCTGTTAACATGGTAAATAAAAAGTTGCTGAAGTTGAATCCTGAAGAAAAGCAACTCTTTGAAATTCTCCTTCTGTCAACTCACAGTGCTGAAGGTGGGGTGCGGATCATTAACAGTGTAAATTATTACG GTTTGGATATCAGCAAGTTTTGCTTCTTGAATGGAAAAGATCCTTCAAAATACCTAAAGTCTCAGAATGTAATGCTGTTCCTTTCAGCATGTGAAACCTCCGTTTGCAATGCACTGAAAAGAA ATATTCCTGCAGCACTAATGCTACAGCAAGAATGTGCTACAGCAAAAGAGCAACTTAAGGTAGCATTTGATGGGGACTCGGTGCTGTTCTCAGATGAGACTGATAATGTATTCAGAGAGAAGGGTCTGGAGGAAGTCATCAAATATGAGAAGAACCTGGAGCACGTTCCTATTGGGGAA CCACCCAGTGAAGGGAGGAACAGATCTGTCCAGGGCCATGCGCAAGAAAAGCAGAAGAGATATGTAAATGACTTCTAA
- the LOC127577921 gene encoding cytosolic 5'-nucleotidase 1A isoform X1 encodes MDDNIEVILNTEVKQKDPIKAVTIAISARALFDMEEEHELFLTEGPEEYINYQISNEDIPLKEGIVLPFIRAVNMVNKKLLKLNPEEKQLFEILLLSTHSAEGGVRIINSVNYYGLDISKFCFLNGKDPSKYLKSQNVMLFLSACETSVCNALKRNIPAALMLQQECATAKEQLKVAFDGDSVLFSDETDNVFREKGLEEVIKYEKNLEHVPIGEGPFKMFAMILGEMKKKFSPEDDPICTYLVTARSGNDLGIRAIKTLREWGLKIDEAFFMAGAPKGPILSQIQPHIFFDDNIGNINGAREFGIPAGLVLAGCK; translated from the exons AAAGATCCAATCAAAGCCGTAACAATTGCCATCTCAGCTCGAGCTCTCTTTGATATGGAAGAAGAGCATGAATTATTCTTGACAGAAGGCCCTGAAGAATATATCAATTACCAGATCAGTAATGAAGACATACCTCTAAAGGAAGGTATTGTTTTGCCATTCATCAGG GCTGTTAACATGGTAAATAAAAAGTTGCTGAAGTTGAATCCTGAAGAAAAGCAACTCTTTGAAATTCTCCTTCTGTCAACTCACAGTGCTGAAGGTGGGGTGCGGATCATTAACAGTGTAAATTATTACG GTTTGGATATCAGCAAGTTTTGCTTCTTGAATGGAAAAGATCCTTCAAAATACCTAAAGTCTCAGAATGTAATGCTGTTCCTTTCAGCATGTGAAACCTCCGTTTGCAATGCACTGAAAAGAA ATATTCCTGCAGCACTAATGCTACAGCAAGAATGTGCTACAGCAAAAGAGCAACTTAAGGTAGCATTTGATGGGGACTCGGTGCTGTTCTCAGATGAGACTGATAATGTATTCAGAGAGAAGGGTCTGGAGGAAGTCATCAAATATGAGAAGAACCTGGAGCACGTTCCTATTGGGGAA GGTCCATTCAAGATGTTTGCCATGATTCTTGGAGAGATGAAAAAGAAGTTTAGTCCAGAGGATGACCCAATCTGCACATACTTGGTGACTGCAAGAAGTGGCAATGACTTGGGGATACGAGCCATTAAAACTCTGCGTGAATGGGGACTCAAGATAGATGAAGCTTTCTTCATGGCAGGAGCACCAAAAGGCCCAATTTTATCTCAGATCCAACCTCACATTTTCTTTGATGATAATATAGGTAACATTAACGGAGCACGTGAGTTTGGAATTCCAGCTGGCCTTGTACTAGCTGGATGTAAATAG